A section of the Thermotoga caldifontis AZM44c09 genome encodes:
- a CDS encoding molybdopterin biosynthesis protein has translation MERLDRKIYLKKMDLDRALQLYLTRLKEIGFFEPKVEKIAVGEALDRVLASAVFARRSVPHYSAAAVDGIAVRSVDTIQASKRNPKRLTKDQFLFVNTGQPLSNGFDAVIMIEDVHLLEDGSVEILDPVPLLHNVRTVGEDVVEHDMLFTKFHRLAPQDLSLLLAAGVFEVEVIRKIGCAVVPTGDEIIEPTGELKDGFIPETNSTLVKAFLEKLGANVKVYGTLDDDPARIESTLRQLLAEHDLVLFIGGSSAGSRDFVYRVLENVGEVMVHGLSIRPGKPTVLAVVENKPVIGLPGFPASCYTVLERIVKPIVQEWYHQPVEEKECIEAESAARIFSSVGDEEFVRVVLAKVRDRYVCVPLKRGAATMSSLTRMDGTIVVPKGQEVVEEGEKITVQLEVPKSRIDGTVLFIGSNDPLIDLMANLLAERGVRLSAVSVGSLGGVRAIARFFAHLAGVHLFDPESETYNLPYLRRMLKRFVLIKFAKRLQGIVVQKGNPKSIKTLYDLTRKDVRFVNRQKASGTRILLDHYLSKLGIDPHEINGYDSEEITHIAVALRIKKNQADAGLAVAHVAQLMDLDFVPLCWEEYDLLILPEFVEDERFQIIIDTIKSKEFRNLALQCAGYDISDVGKIVVEGEPV, from the coding sequence GTGGAAAGGCTGGACAGAAAGATATATCTCAAAAAGATGGATCTCGATCGGGCGCTACAGCTTTACCTCACCCGTTTGAAGGAGATAGGATTCTTCGAACCAAAGGTTGAAAAGATCGCAGTGGGTGAGGCACTCGATAGAGTCCTGGCGTCCGCCGTTTTCGCCCGCAGGAGCGTTCCACATTACAGCGCGGCTGCGGTCGATGGAATAGCCGTTCGGAGCGTTGACACAATCCAGGCCTCGAAACGCAATCCAAAAAGGCTCACGAAAGACCAGTTCCTGTTCGTGAACACAGGCCAGCCGTTATCCAACGGTTTCGATGCGGTGATCATGATAGAGGACGTTCACCTGCTGGAAGACGGATCGGTGGAGATACTCGATCCTGTGCCGTTGCTCCACAACGTCAGAACCGTCGGTGAGGATGTCGTAGAGCACGATATGCTCTTCACGAAGTTCCACCGCCTCGCACCGCAGGATCTTTCACTGTTGCTCGCCGCCGGGGTGTTCGAAGTGGAAGTCATCAGAAAGATCGGTTGCGCCGTTGTCCCCACGGGTGACGAGATCATCGAGCCGACCGGAGAACTGAAAGACGGTTTCATACCGGAAACGAATTCCACGCTCGTCAAGGCTTTCCTCGAAAAACTGGGAGCTAACGTGAAGGTGTACGGAACACTCGATGATGATCCTGCCAGGATAGAATCGACCTTGCGGCAGCTCCTGGCCGAGCATGATCTTGTACTCTTCATAGGAGGCTCTTCTGCGGGAAGCAGAGATTTCGTCTACCGCGTGCTCGAAAACGTCGGCGAAGTCATGGTACATGGTCTCAGCATCAGACCGGGCAAACCCACGGTTTTGGCCGTGGTGGAGAACAAGCCTGTGATCGGTCTACCCGGTTTTCCGGCGTCGTGTTACACCGTGTTGGAACGCATCGTCAAGCCCATCGTTCAGGAATGGTACCACCAGCCGGTTGAAGAGAAGGAGTGTATCGAGGCAGAGAGTGCGGCGAGGATTTTTTCATCGGTCGGTGACGAGGAGTTCGTCAGGGTCGTTCTCGCGAAGGTGAGGGACCGATACGTCTGTGTTCCTTTGAAGAGGGGAGCGGCCACGATGTCATCTCTCACAAGAATGGATGGTACGATCGTCGTTCCGAAGGGGCAGGAAGTTGTGGAAGAAGGCGAGAAGATCACCGTTCAGCTCGAAGTTCCGAAATCCCGGATCGATGGAACCGTTCTGTTCATCGGTAGCAACGATCCTCTGATCGACCTCATGGCGAACCTCCTCGCAGAGCGTGGCGTGAGGTTGTCTGCTGTGAGCGTGGGTAGCTTGGGTGGTGTGCGTGCGATAGCCAGATTCTTCGCACACCTCGCCGGAGTTCATCTTTTCGACCCTGAGAGTGAAACTTACAACCTGCCCTATTTGAGAAGAATGCTGAAACGCTTCGTGCTGATCAAGTTTGCTAAAAGGCTCCAGGGCATCGTGGTTCAGAAGGGGAACCCAAAATCCATAAAAACGCTTTACGATCTCACACGAAAGGATGTCAGGTTCGTGAACAGACAGAAAGCTTCGGGAACGAGGATCTTGCTGGATCACTATCTCTCCAAACTCGGTATAGATCCTCACGAAATCAACGGTTACGACAGCGAAGAGATCACACACATAGCAGTCGCGCTGAGGATCAAGAAGAACCAGGCGGATGCGGGCCTGGCGGTCGCCCACGTTGCCCAGCTCATGGATCTGGACTTCGTACCTTTATGCTGGGAAGAGTACGATCTTTTGATCCTTCCAGAGTTCGTTGAAGATGAACGTTTCCAAATCATAATCGATACGATAAAGTCGAAGGAATTCAGAAACCTCGCCTTACAATGCGCCGGTTATGATATCTCGGATGTGGGGAAGATCGTTGTGGAAGGTGAACCTGTGTGA
- a CDS encoding molybdopterin molybdotransferase MoeA, which produces MNGSKFLRLATLDRVYSEYLQSVKAIDEASDVSVLESLNFVAAEDVFAPHDLPGFDKSLVDGYAIRSRDVVGASANFPSMLRFAFEIKVGEKPERFLNENEAARIATGAMLPDGADAVVMEEHTQRFDEFVEVMKPVAVGENVLRKDEDVKKGQLVLGKGQRIKPGHIQLMLQLGVDRVKVFRRAKVGVIATGDEIVEPFVKDKSIVQVRDSNSYGLVVWLKSMGFEAERVGLCRDDEDELFRLLRDSFDKYDVLIISGGSSVGARDFTEAAIARIGKPGVLFHGILIQPGKPTILAHVDGKPVVGLPGNPVSFTVSARFVLLPVLRRMEGEKDFLPKPSGMVRLTKNVSSRQGREHFVRVRAFVEDGQVWAEPLESETAQVSNLVEANGVVRVPSNVEGFYAGDLVEFYTLWSGW; this is translated from the coding sequence TTGAACGGGTCGAAATTTCTCAGACTCGCCACCCTCGACAGGGTCTACTCGGAGTACCTGCAGTCTGTGAAAGCCATCGATGAGGCCTCAGATGTTTCCGTGCTGGAATCGCTGAACTTCGTGGCCGCCGAAGACGTGTTCGCACCTCACGATCTACCCGGTTTCGATAAATCCTTGGTCGATGGTTATGCGATCAGATCGAGAGATGTCGTCGGCGCGAGCGCCAACTTTCCGTCGATGCTGCGTTTCGCCTTCGAAATCAAGGTGGGAGAAAAGCCAGAGAGGTTTCTCAATGAGAACGAAGCCGCCCGGATCGCCACCGGTGCGATGCTTCCAGATGGTGCCGATGCGGTGGTGATGGAGGAGCACACGCAGAGGTTCGACGAGTTCGTCGAGGTGATGAAGCCCGTTGCCGTGGGTGAGAACGTACTCAGAAAAGATGAAGACGTGAAGAAAGGTCAGCTCGTACTCGGCAAAGGTCAAAGGATCAAGCCAGGGCACATCCAGCTCATGCTGCAACTTGGTGTTGATAGAGTGAAGGTGTTTCGACGTGCGAAGGTTGGGGTGATAGCAACGGGGGACGAGATCGTCGAGCCTTTCGTTAAGGATAAGTCCATCGTACAGGTACGCGACAGCAACAGTTATGGACTCGTCGTCTGGCTGAAATCTATGGGTTTTGAAGCCGAACGCGTCGGTCTGTGTCGTGACGACGAAGATGAACTCTTTCGTTTGCTGAGAGATTCTTTCGATAAATACGATGTGCTGATCATCAGTGGGGGAAGTTCCGTGGGGGCGAGGGACTTCACCGAAGCTGCGATTGCACGCATAGGAAAACCTGGCGTGCTCTTCCATGGGATTTTGATCCAACCTGGAAAACCTACGATCCTCGCGCACGTGGACGGAAAACCTGTCGTGGGGTTGCCTGGAAATCCTGTCTCTTTCACCGTCAGTGCGAGGTTTGTCCTTCTACCTGTTTTGAGGAGGATGGAAGGTGAGAAGGACTTTCTTCCGAAACCTTCAGGGATGGTGAGGTTGACGAAGAACGTATCTTCAAGGCAGGGCAGGGAACATTTCGTCAGAGTGAGAGCGTTCGTGGAGGATGGTCAGGTCTGGGCCGAACCCTTGGAGAGTGAGACTGCTCAGGTGTCGAACCTGGTCGAAGCCAACGGTGTGGTACGAGTGCCGTCGAACGTTG
- a CDS encoding MogA/MoaB family molybdenum cofactor biosynthesis protein, producing the protein MRVAVVVVSDRVSQGIMNDRNADTVEELMKQIGARVEKRSVVPDELALIRDELLKLSEEGFDVVVTCGGTGVSPRDVTPEATVQVIEKRLYGMEMAMMLEALKHTPTAMLSRAVVGVRKQTLIINLPGSPNAVRQNLKAILPAIPHAIEKIKGSTKDCHVPEGE; encoded by the coding sequence GTGAGAGTCGCAGTCGTGGTGGTCAGCGACAGGGTGAGCCAGGGTATCATGAACGACAGAAATGCGGACACGGTCGAAGAGCTCATGAAACAGATCGGCGCTCGGGTTGAGAAAAGGTCCGTCGTCCCGGACGAACTCGCGCTGATACGTGACGAGCTTTTGAAGCTGAGCGAAGAAGGTTTCGACGTGGTTGTCACCTGTGGAGGCACGGGAGTATCACCCAGGGACGTCACACCGGAAGCGACCGTGCAGGTCATAGAAAAGAGGCTCTACGGCATGGAGATGGCGATGATGCTCGAGGCACTGAAGCACACACCCACGGCGATGCTGTCACGGGCGGTTGTGGGTGTGAGAAAACAGACCTTGATCATCAACCTGCCGGGCAGTCCAAACGCTGTACGGCAGAACCTGAAGGCGATCTTGCCGGCCATACCGCACGCGATCGAAAAGATCAAAGGTTCGACGAAGGATTGTCATGTTCCGGAAGGTGAGTGA
- a CDS encoding MaoC family dehydratase — translation MRFSELQVGQEHEASFTVSDDMVKTFAEITGDKNPVHLDEDYARNTRFKKRICHGMLVASLISKVLGMDFPGPGTILVKQQLVYRAPVFVGETVKVHVKVIEKREEKHRVMLSTNVLKADGTVAIEGQAEVFLEQ, via the coding sequence ATGAGATTTTCCGAATTACAGGTAGGTCAGGAACACGAAGCGAGTTTCACGGTGAGCGACGATATGGTGAAAACGTTCGCAGAGATCACCGGTGACAAGAACCCCGTTCATCTGGACGAAGATTACGCGAGGAACACGAGGTTCAAAAAGAGGATCTGCCACGGTATGCTGGTCGCATCGCTGATCTCGAAGGTTCTCGGTATGGACTTTCCAGGGCCGGGGACGATCCTGGTCAAACAGCAACTCGTTTACAGGGCGCCCGTGTTCGTGGGCGAGACGGTGAAGGTTCACGTGAAGGTGATCGAAAAAAGAGAAGAAAAACACAGGGTCATGCTTTCAACGAACGTTTTGAAAGCTGACGGTACGGTCGCGATCGAAGGTCAGGCGGAAGTGTTCCTCGAACAGTGA